From Cinclus cinclus chromosome 2, bCinCin1.1, whole genome shotgun sequence, one genomic window encodes:
- the SLC25A15 gene encoding mitochondrial ornithine transporter 1 → MRINSAVQAAIDLTAGAAGGTACVVTGQPFDTAKVKMQTFPNMYKGLVDCFVKTYKQVGFRGFYQGTTPALVANIAENSVLFMCYGFCQQIVRRIVGVDRKTKLSDLQNAAAGSFASAFATLVLCPTELVKCRLQAMHEMQLSGKIIQGHNTVWSVVKGVIQKDGPLGFYRGLSSTLLREVPGYFFFFGGYELSRTFFASGRSKDELGPIPLLLSGGFGGSCLWIAVYPVDCVKSRIQVLSMAGKQAGFMGTFVTVVRTEGVLALYSGLTPTMIRAFVANGALFLAYEYSRKLMMKQIDSY, encoded by the exons ATGAGGATCAACTCTGCTGTTCAGGCTGCTATTGACCTCACAGCAGGTGCTGCAG GTGGGACAGCCTGTGTGGTGACTGGCCAGCCCTTTGACACTGCAAAGGTGAAGATGCAGACGTTCCCCAACATGTACAAAGGACTTGTTGACTGTTTTGTCAAAACCTATAAGCAAGTGGGATTTCGAGGCTTCTACCAGGGAACCACACCAGCACTTGTAGCCAACATTGCAGAGAACTCCGTTCTGTTCATGTGCTATGGATTTTGCCAACAAATTGTGAGAAGAATTGTTGGAGtagacaggaaaacaaagctcag tgatCTACAgaatgctgctgcaggctccttTGCCTCTGCCTTTGCCACCCTTGTCCTCTGTCCCACAGAGCTGGTGAAGTGCCGGCTACAGGCCATGCATGAAATGCAGTTGTCAGGAAAGATAATCCAGGGACACAA TACAGTTTGGTCAGTAGTGAAGGGTGTTATCCAAAAGGATGGTCCCCTTGGATTTTATCGTGGCCTGTCAAGCACATTGCTGCGGGAAGTCCCAggctatttctttttctttggagGCTATGAACTGAGTCGGACATTCTTTGCCTCTGGGAGATCAAAAGATGAATTAG GTCCCATTCCTTTGTTACTAAGCGGAGGTTTTGGAGGCAGCTGTCTGTGGATTGCTGTGTATCCTGTGGATTGTGTCAAATCTAGAATTCAGGTTCTTTCAATGGCTGGAAAACAGGCAGGCTTTATGGGAACATTTGTAACTGTTGTGAGAACTGAAG GTGTGCTTGCCTTGTATTCTGGACTAACACCAACTATGATCCGTGCATTCGTGGCCAATGGGGCACTGTTCCTTGCCTATGAGTACAGCCGGAAACTTATGATGAAACAAATAGATTCTTACTGA
- the LOC134057734 gene encoding phosphatidylinositol 3,4,5-trisphosphate 3-phosphatase TPTE2-like — protein sequence MTAVRYEQATHPRESSGSPTAEEATVKIDNGCDEGNGPDSCSNATRRKIAPFVMSFGFRVFGVVLIIVDIIVVILDLAISERKKSTEIPEGVSLAIALFFLIDVLLRVFVEGFRNYFRSKLNILDACIVVGTLLINLTYFFLDLGAAGEIPRMVIFLRILRIVILIRIFRLASQKKQLEMVTRRMVSENKRRYMKDGFDLDLTYITDRIIAMSFPSSGKQSFYRNPIKEVARFLDTKHPDHYKVYNLCSEKGYDPKYFHYRVERIFIDDHNVPALQDMLKFTASVREWMSQDEKNIVAIHCKGGKGRTGTMVCTWLIDSDQFESAKESLDYFGERRTDRSTSTKFQGVETPSQSRYVGYYEILKNKYSLKLPPERQLKIKNLKIHTMHGVGKGNGTDMKVQIITRKQVVLQCVCANQKNCRLFFDSESDSVVIGLEDCPVLSGDVKIRFECNSALPKGYDDCPFFFWFNTSFIENNRLYLPRNELDNPHKSKTWKIYSETFGVEVNFIDP from the exons ATGACAGCTGTGAGGTATGAGCAAGCGACCCATCCGAGAGAATCATCTGG CTCTCCAACAGCTGAAGAGGCCACAGTCAAGATTGATAATGGTTGTGATGAAGGTAATGGACCAGACAGCTGTTCCAA TGCAACTAGGAGAAAAATCGCCCCATTTGTGATGTCATTTGGATTCAG agtATTTGGAGTTGTACTTATCATTGTGGACATTATAGTTGTGATTCTGGATTTGGCTATCAGTGAGAGAAAGAAGAGTACAGAGATTCCTGAAGGTGTTTCCCTGGCAATAGCACTCTTCTTTCTTATCGATGTTCTCCTGAGAGTGTTTGTTGAAGG CTTCAGGAACTACTTCCGGTCCAAACTGAATATTTTGGATGCGTGTATAGTGGTGGGCACCCTGTTAATTAATTTGACGTACTTCTTCTTAGACCTTGGTGCAGCAGGGGAGATACCAAG AATGGTTATTTTCCTCCGAATTCTGAGAATTGTCATCTTGATAAGAATATTTCGTCTcgcttcacaaaagaagcaacTGGAAATGGTGACCAGGAGAATG gtctctgaaaacaaaagacGTTATATGAAAGATGGCTTTGATCTGGATCTCACTTATATTACTG ATCGAATTATTGCAATGTCATTTCCATCTTCTGGGAAGCAGTCTTTCTACAGGAACCCCATAAAG GAAGTTGCAAGATTTTTGGACACCAAACATCCAGACCACTATAAAGTCTACAATCTCTGCA GTGAGAAAGGCTATGACCCCAAGTACTTTCACTACAGGGTGGAAAGGATCTTCATTGATGACCACAATGTCCCAGCACTACA GGACATGCTGAAATTCACTGCCAGTGTCCGTGAATGGATGAGTCAAGATGAGAAGAACATTGTAGCAATTCACTGTAAAGGAGGCAAAG GCAGGACTGGAACAATGGTCTGTACCTGGCTCATAGACAGTGACCAGTTTGAGAGCGCAAAG GAAAGTTTGGACTACTTTGGGGAGAGAAGAACTGATAGAAGCACAAGTACTAAGTTTCAAGGAGTTGAAACTCCCTCACAG aGTAGGTATGTTGGGTATTATGAGATCCTGAAAAACAAGTATAGCTTGAAACTCCCACCAGAGAGACaactcaaaataaaaaacctcaaaatccACACTATGCATG GAGTTGGGAAAGGCAATGGAACTGATATGAAGGTGCAGATAATAACAAGGAAACAAGTTGTACTACAATGTGTATGTGCCAATCAAAAAAACTGTAGG CTCTTCTTTGATTCTGAAAGTGACTCTGTTGTGATTGGCTTGGAAGACTGCCCTGTTTTAAGTGGTGATGTGAAAATCAGATTTGAATGCAATTCT GCTCTCCCAAAAGGCTATGATGACTGCCCATTCTTTTTCTGGTTCAACACTTCCTTTATTGAAAATAACAG ACTCTACCTTCCCAGGAATGAGCTGGATAACCCTCACAAGTCTAAAACATGGAAAATCTATAGTGAGACATTTGGTGTGGAAGTGAACTTTATTGATCCATAA